The DNA segment AATCCATTCACCACCAATTGGACCACACTAGACCAATCACAAATTCTTCTATTACCTGCTAGGTTATTGATAGTCCCCAACCACACTTCTTGTGAATAATCACACTCAAAAAACAAATGATCTCTCGTTTCAGGTGCTATTTTACACAACCAACAGGTAGATACAGCCTGAGGGTTCTATCTTAGAATCTTGTCTCCTGTTGATAGTTTATTATGTATTGCAATCCATATGAGGAAAGAAAACTTTGGAGTAGCTCCAGAAAACCATACGCCTTTGAACCAAGAGACACTCGGCGACTGGGCTCTAATAATGTTCCAAGTTTGCGCCGTGGAGAAACCTTCTTTAAATGCCTCATTTTCTCTCTTCCAAAGACAGATATCATCCTGTTGATTCAGTCCTCTGTTTTTCAGCACCATAACCTCTTTATCAATAAACGGAAGAATGGATATTCTATGTCTCTTTGGTCGGTATAGCTGTATAGCACTCTCCACCGTAGTATTTATAGGAATACCCAGATCCATTGTACCTCGTTCTTCTGTTGTCTATGTTTTCAAACAGTTCTaaaatgtacttcagttttaataatataagtaGATGGTCTTAACCCAATAAATTTACTGTGACACCCTTTTATAAATCCTACAGTTATTATAAACAGAATGAATTCATCAGAATATACACATGCAACATTATCAGAATTGTTCTGCAGTTGCTTGATGTATCCGGAGCCAGGAGAGTCCATCAATGACCGTAGACAGAAGCCTCTCGTGTGATCCATGCCTATGGTTGAAGCGCAAATCTAGGTCAACACACGCAAAGTCGCAAATTATCGTTTTGGAGCCTCGGATCATGAACAGCCTCGCACACCTGATCATGATTCAATCGTTGAATCTTGTTTCTTCTTAGTAACCACAAAATTACGTTGTATTGTAATTACTTATTTTCATTCAATTTTTCCCACAATTCAGTTTTCTAAAACAAAATTTCTTGGTATTGTAGTTACTTattttcattcatttttttCCCAAAATTCAGTTCTGAACAAAATTGTCAGAATCTGAACAAAACCAGGTTTTAAAAGGTCTATTAGTTTTTGTGACTCTTTTCTTCTTTGCGTTTCCTCTAACGTCCAAAGCGATTTAAGATGCACACCACAATAAAACTAGTTTCTTCTATTTATTGCTGTAACGAACGCTAACAAGGAACTTTACATCTGCATATACGTTTTTTGCCAAAGTTATCACACTTACAACTATATGGCCTATTGCCATCACCTCCTTTCTTAACAAAGTCGTTTATGCACGTTTCGCTTCCATCACGGCCGCATCTCCCGATAAATATATCCTTCTGGCCGCATAGGCTACCCATTGGAGTCAGTCCAGCTTCTACATCTATTAGTTCATATAAACCATAAAATAGTTAAATTTATAACAAAAGATAGTTAGTGATAACTCAACAAACTTGAAATTAGAACATGGTCTACCACTTTTTCCAGGGAAACAGCGTACTTCGCAAAGTTAGAGTTGTTTACTTTTAcgtaaaactaataaaaacaaagacaaaGTATATGTGTTACCTTTGACATGGATCAGAACAAAAAACATGAGAATACAAGAAACCATAAAAACACTAGCAGATCTCATAATTCTTTGCTTTCAATgtgttaattttatattttgccTCTTTTGTGCAAGTAAAAATGCTAATTTTCTCTATATCGTACTATTGACTTTGATGTGTTGTGTATGTATTTATACATTCAACAAATGCTTTTGTGACCATTAATGTCTTATGAACCTGATTTGAACGTATGTATTCAAATACCAAATCTAAAACCAATTAATGGGTATCTTAGCTAGTTCTGGAAGGtaatctttaatttatttttccgtAAATGTAATTTTAGTGGTTTCCGAATCGTGTTTTGATTAGCATATTTATTGTTGGAAAAGGTATTTTGGtcaaaataaatcaattaaTATGATTCAAACTTGAATATATAGAGACATACATCTACAGACTTgatgattttaaaaatttgaatatataatagagtttgatTTGTTGAAGCAGTAGTTTAGTTTTCCTTTGCTTTACAATTGGAGTTATAGGTTTTTTGGCTATgactttgatttttattttgctatAGAGTTATTTTAAAGACATTCAAATTACCAaataaatctgttttttttttttaattttgaaagcCAACTTATTTCCTCTTATAATGTTTTAGATatgttgatttatttttaaagctcAAACATGATTAGTTCAGAATAAAGCTAGAATAAAGCTGCACACAAAAATAGATGTCCATTGTTTTCCTTCCAATCAATCACATAGTTCATAATTTTCATCATTCGCCTTAATATTAAACAGAAGGATATttgtaataatttattaaaatgaaaaaaaacaaaaaaaaaacagagaagctTAGTCCATATCctttttacataaaatattttttttcgtcTTCTAACATAAGATATTTATTTCTTATCCATCCACAGAATGCACCGGAGAGACTTTCCTTTCTCTAATAAGTCGAAAGCCTTGTTGATGTCTTCAAATTTCAGTTCATGTGTGATAAAACTATCCAGATTAAGCTCCTGCAAGTGTTAATCCCATGAAATCATAACATGTAAGTTGGAAATAAAGTACAACTTGTATGCATTAACGAAACTGTAAGCAAATAAATAATACACCTTCTTTAAGTATCGATCCACGAGAACGGGAATATCTAGCTTGGGTTTTAGACCACCAAACAAACTTCCACAAACATGTTTTCCTCTGAAAAGATCAAAACTATGCAATTCTGTCGGAGCTGCAGGATTTATCCCCAACGCTACC comes from the Brassica rapa cultivar Chiifu-401-42 chromosome A01, CAAS_Brap_v3.01, whole genome shotgun sequence genome and includes:
- the LOC103859740 gene encoding putative defensin-like protein 234, which translates into the protein MRSASVFMVSCILMFFVLIHVKDVEAGLTPMGSLCGQKDIFIGRCGRDGSETCINDFVKKGGDGNRPYSCKCDNFGKKRICRCKVPC